Proteins encoded by one window of Streptomyces uncialis:
- a CDS encoding DUF397 domain-containing protein, with translation MTTEAHNWIKSSYSGNGGSCVEWAPAHASANGIVPVRDSKAPNGPVLNVRATAFAAFVTGVKGGTLGTR, from the coding sequence GTGACAACCGAAGCGCACAACTGGATCAAGTCCTCGTACAGCGGCAACGGCGGTTCCTGCGTCGAGTGGGCGCCCGCACACGCGTCCGCCAACGGCATAGTCCCCGTGCGCGACTCCAAGGCCCCGAACGGACCCGTACTGAACGTCCGCGCCACCGCGTTCGCGGCCTTCGTGACCGGCGTCAAGGGCGGAACGCTCGGCACCCGCTGA
- a CDS encoding NADPH-dependent FMN reductase encodes MTRIAIVIGSTRPGRVGDTVAHWVHEIASKRTDAEFDVVDLRDIKLPLLDEQAPPSFGQYANDHTREWSTLVDSYDGFVFVTPEYNHSTSGALKNAIDYLYSEWNNKAAAFVGYGSAGGSRAIEHLRGIMAEVQVATVRNQVMLSLFTDFENFTTFTPQPVQVDAVGPMLDQLIAWSDALQPLRDKTKAQSATV; translated from the coding sequence ATGACCAGGATCGCCATCGTCATCGGCAGCACCCGCCCCGGCCGCGTCGGTGACACGGTCGCCCACTGGGTGCACGAGATCGCCTCGAAGCGGACCGACGCCGAGTTCGACGTCGTGGACCTCCGCGACATCAAGCTCCCGCTCCTCGACGAGCAGGCCCCGCCGTCCTTCGGCCAGTACGCCAACGACCACACCCGTGAGTGGTCGACGCTCGTCGACTCCTACGACGGCTTCGTGTTCGTCACGCCGGAGTACAACCACTCCACGTCCGGCGCGCTGAAGAACGCCATCGACTACCTGTACTCGGAGTGGAACAACAAGGCCGCGGCCTTCGTCGGTTACGGCAGCGCGGGCGGCTCCCGCGCGATCGAGCACCTGCGCGGGATCATGGCCGAGGTCCAGGTCGCGACCGTCCGCAACCAGGTGATGCTCTCGCTGTTCACCGACTTCGAGAACTTCACGACCTTCACCCCGCAGCCCGTGCAGGTCGACGCGGTCGGCCCGATGCTGGACCAGCTCATCGCGTGGAGCGACGCACTCCAGCCCCTCCGCGACAAGACGAAGGCCCAGTCCGCCACCGTCTGA
- a CDS encoding MarR family winged helix-turn-helix transcriptional regulator, producing the protein MEGMSAPPRPAVAAADPDREAQRTMRSFLTAARLLSEQLGHELRREGGMSQIHYELLDWLSEAPGLRLRMNELARRTGVSASRLSHLADRLEQRGWIERAEDPGDRRALLARLTPAGRVALEEAAPWHADCARTRLLDHLSADQLRRLREISDQLSGRLTLPEPRGTPPPGP; encoded by the coding sequence ATGGAAGGCATGAGCGCGCCCCCGCGGCCCGCCGTGGCCGCGGCGGACCCCGACCGGGAGGCCCAGCGGACCATGCGCTCCTTCCTCACCGCCGCCCGGCTGCTGTCCGAACAGCTCGGGCACGAGCTGCGGCGCGAGGGCGGCATGTCGCAGATCCACTACGAACTCCTCGACTGGCTCTCCGAGGCCCCCGGACTGCGGCTGCGCATGAACGAGCTGGCCCGCCGCACCGGCGTGTCCGCCAGCAGGCTCTCGCACCTGGCCGACAGACTGGAGCAGCGCGGCTGGATCGAGCGCGCCGAGGACCCCGGCGACCGGCGGGCGCTGCTCGCCCGGCTCACCCCCGCGGGGCGCGTCGCGCTGGAGGAGGCCGCGCCCTGGCACGCGGACTGTGCCCGGACCCGGCTGCTGGACCACCTCAGCGCGGACCAGCTCCGCCGGCTGCGGGAGATCAGCGACCAGCTCAGCGGCCGGCTCACCCTCCCCGAGCCCCGCGGCACCCCGCCGCCCGGCCCCTGA